A window of Thermosynechococcus sp. NK55a contains these coding sequences:
- a CDS encoding cell wall metabolism sensor histidine kinase WalK encodes MFRPIRWRLLLSNLLTLAVVLGSFAAAVRVAFWQSLRQQLTDRLTALGQGVMANVEIEDRHFKVTDDIDLAQLQRQQQALQWFDLRGRLIAQQGINVLALPLDPKATVQTQVGEPGMQAVTLPILNPDTGQQVGYVRISQSLTAFEDTMRRLDWGLGVGVMVSLAVSGWGILWLTRQAMGPIEASFEQLKQFTADASHELRSPLMAIASNVEVSLKYAEGMRPEDREALMAIGSATQQMTRLVEDLLLLARGDRNAPLPTSSVNLSDLVREQVAFYQPQAASRGLVLTATIAPNLQVRGDREQLGRAFANLLQNAIQYTPAMGHVYVEVRSDRHTVYILVKDTGIGIAAEDLPQIFNRFWRADTARHYDEGGSGLGLSITQAIVQRHGGTITVSSQLQRGSCFTVKLPRQQKVLD; translated from the coding sequence ATGTTTCGTCCCATCCGCTGGCGCTTGCTGCTATCTAATTTACTGACCTTGGCGGTGGTGTTAGGCAGTTTTGCTGCAGCGGTGCGCGTTGCCTTTTGGCAGAGCCTACGCCAACAACTGACCGATCGGCTAACTGCACTTGGCCAAGGGGTCATGGCTAATGTTGAAATCGAAGATCGTCATTTTAAAGTAACAGATGATATAGACTTGGCGCAGTTGCAGCGGCAACAACAGGCATTGCAGTGGTTTGATTTACGGGGTCGTTTAATTGCGCAGCAGGGAATCAACGTGCTAGCCTTGCCCCTCGATCCCAAGGCAACTGTACAGACGCAAGTAGGAGAGCCAGGGATGCAGGCAGTCACCTTGCCGATCCTCAATCCTGACACCGGTCAACAGGTGGGATATGTGCGCATCAGCCAATCGTTAACGGCCTTCGAGGATACCATGAGGCGCTTGGATTGGGGCTTAGGGGTGGGGGTAATGGTGAGTTTGGCCGTGAGTGGTTGGGGGATTTTGTGGCTGACCCGCCAAGCTATGGGACCCATTGAGGCCAGCTTTGAGCAACTGAAGCAGTTTACAGCCGATGCTTCCCATGAGTTGCGCAGTCCCCTAATGGCGATCGCCAGCAATGTGGAGGTTTCTCTTAAGTACGCTGAGGGGATGCGCCCAGAAGACCGTGAGGCGTTGATGGCTATTGGTAGCGCAACCCAACAAATGACTCGCTTGGTAGAAGATTTGCTGCTGTTGGCCCGTGGCGATCGCAATGCACCTCTCCCTACCAGTTCTGTGAATCTCTCCGATTTAGTGAGAGAACAAGTCGCTTTTTACCAGCCGCAAGCCGCAAGCCGTGGTCTGGTCTTAACCGCAACTATTGCCCCCAATTTGCAGGTGCGCGGTGACCGAGAACAGTTAGGGCGCGCTTTTGCGAACCTCCTGCAAAACGCAATTCAATACACACCTGCTATGGGACATGTCTACGTCGAAGTAAGGAGCGATCGCCACACCGTTTACATCCTAGTCAAGGACACTGGTATTGGCATTGCGGCTGAGGATCTGCCGCAGATCTTCAACCGCTTTTGGCGGGCAGATACAGCCCGGCACTACGATGAAGGCGGCTCTGGATTAGGTCTGTCCATCACTCAGGCCATTGTACAGCGTCATGGCGGCACAATTACTGTCAGTAGTCAACTACAACGGGGCAGTTGCTTTACTGTGAAGCTTCCAAGACAGCAGAAAGTTCTGGACTGA
- a CDS encoding helicase HerA domain-containing protein, which produces MNSHHSSRHRHIVGIVKGPGDSGNEYVFITPDIQPVRIGEFVYYELSHSPSATSNSHDGAVRQVLGKITGCRLIEHLPDRMFADHELNPGAVAALIGFTCEPSELYEMTVEVIGEFHKVFGFNNLRRLPLPGAKVYLAEDQLLQDVLNKKKPEMPGAAHIGSLLLREEGAVPIALDVKELVSTHVAILAGTGSGKSYTAGVLVEELLSPKNRAAVLILDPHGEYDTLTQMRGNSKFQGEDGYQPQVKIIRPENIKIRVSSLEFYDILTLLPQMSDRQQAILKKAHDEVRRQYPDRHWSTQDLIAAVYEVDCVEDEEGKVKHGSSADALAWKLEKMQRSDYFHAWEHLPPKELFTPGQVTILQMNEIPLEEQQVIATAILRQTNHARMNTQKGRVCEDDEQYLPYPVFILIEEAHRFAPAHEPSQCKRVLRMILSEGRKFGLGVGLITQRPGKLDSDVLSQCMSQFILRIVNPVDQESLKHGVEAAGRDLLRELPALSKGQVIIAGACVNTPVLCRVRQRLTTHGGDTLDAPALWQQYFDKHKQLERTVATAGAAPRPKPQTAGRRSLE; this is translated from the coding sequence ATGAACAGTCATCATTCCTCGCGTCATCGTCATATTGTCGGCATTGTCAAAGGCCCTGGCGACAGCGGTAACGAATACGTCTTTATTACTCCTGATATCCAGCCGGTGCGAATCGGTGAATTTGTCTATTACGAGCTGAGCCACTCCCCCAGTGCAACCTCAAACTCCCATGATGGTGCTGTTCGCCAAGTCTTGGGTAAAATTACTGGCTGCCGTCTGATTGAGCATCTGCCGGATCGGATGTTTGCCGATCACGAACTGAATCCTGGTGCTGTGGCTGCTCTCATTGGTTTTACCTGTGAACCGTCGGAACTCTATGAGATGACCGTAGAAGTTATCGGCGAATTTCATAAGGTCTTTGGCTTTAATAATTTGCGGCGGCTGCCCCTGCCCGGTGCCAAGGTCTATTTAGCGGAAGATCAACTGCTACAGGATGTCCTCAACAAGAAAAAGCCAGAGATGCCGGGGGCCGCTCATATCGGGTCGCTCTTGTTGCGCGAGGAGGGTGCGGTTCCCATTGCCCTTGATGTCAAAGAACTGGTGAGTACCCATGTGGCCATCCTTGCAGGGACAGGGTCAGGAAAATCCTATACCGCAGGTGTGTTGGTGGAGGAATTGCTGTCCCCCAAAAATCGGGCAGCGGTGCTGATCCTTGACCCCCATGGGGAATATGACACCTTGACCCAAATGAGGGGAAACTCAAAGTTTCAAGGGGAAGATGGCTATCAACCCCAGGTGAAGATCATTAGACCAGAAAACATTAAAATTCGGGTCTCCTCCCTTGAGTTTTACGATATTCTCACCCTCCTTCCCCAGATGAGCGATCGCCAGCAGGCCATTCTCAAAAAAGCCCACGATGAAGTACGCCGCCAGTATCCCGATCGCCATTGGAGTACCCAAGATTTGATTGCAGCGGTCTATGAGGTGGATTGCGTTGAAGATGAAGAGGGCAAGGTCAAGCACGGTTCCTCTGCCGATGCTTTGGCTTGGAAGCTGGAAAAAATGCAGCGCTCCGACTATTTCCATGCCTGGGAACACTTACCACCAAAGGAGTTATTCACCCCCGGCCAAGTGACTATTCTGCAAATGAATGAGATTCCCCTTGAGGAGCAGCAGGTCATTGCCACAGCAATTTTGCGCCAAACCAACCATGCCCGCATGAATACCCAAAAAGGCCGGGTCTGTGAAGACGATGAGCAATACCTACCTTACCCAGTGTTTATTTTGATTGAGGAGGCCCATCGCTTTGCCCCTGCCCATGAACCTTCGCAATGTAAGCGGGTGCTGCGCATGATTCTCAGTGAAGGCCGTAAATTTGGCCTGGGGGTGGGACTGATTACCCAGCGTCCGGGCAAACTCGATAGCGATGTTCTCTCCCAGTGTATGAGCCAGTTTATTCTGCGGATTGTCAACCCCGTGGATCAAGAGAGCCTCAAGCATGGCGTCGAGGCTGCTGGTCGAGATTTACTCAGAGAACTGCCCGCCCTCAGTAAGGGGCAAGTGATTATTGCGGGGGCCTGTGTGAATACCCCCGTCCTCTGCCGGGTACGGCAACGCTTGACGACTCACGGGGGTGACACGCTGGATGCTCCTGCCCTGTGGCAACAGTATTTTGATAAACACAAACAGTTGGAGCGTACAGTGGCCACAGCAGGCGCAGCACCCCGTCCTAAACCGCAAACCGCTGGCAGGAGGTCACTCGAATAA
- a CDS encoding response regulator transcription factor: MRILIVEDDDRIARSLARDLRHQHHIVDVARDGLEGWNYAEAGNFDLILLDLMLPKLDGVTLCKRLRQAHSPALILMLTAKDTTEDKVIGLDAGADDYLVKPFTLEELSARIRALARRYRELAPPCLVYGDLVLNPAAQRVTVQGQPLHLTPKEYVLLEYFLNHPHHVVSRSVLRDKLWKFDEESGDNTIKTHITNLRHKLKAAGCKAIAIKNVYGMGYCLELLD, encoded by the coding sequence ATGAGAATTCTAATCGTAGAAGATGATGATCGCATTGCCAGATCCTTAGCTCGGGATTTACGCCACCAGCACCATATTGTTGATGTTGCTCGAGATGGGCTAGAAGGCTGGAACTATGCTGAGGCGGGCAATTTTGATTTGATTTTGCTAGATCTGATGTTGCCAAAATTGGATGGCGTGACTTTATGCAAGCGCCTACGCCAAGCCCACTCTCCTGCATTGATTTTGATGCTCACAGCCAAGGACACAACGGAAGATAAAGTCATTGGCCTCGATGCCGGAGCCGATGATTACTTAGTGAAGCCTTTTACCTTAGAAGAACTCTCTGCCCGCATTCGCGCCTTAGCTCGTCGCTACCGTGAGCTAGCTCCCCCCTGTCTTGTGTATGGAGACTTGGTATTGAATCCTGCGGCTCAACGGGTAACAGTGCAGGGGCAGCCCCTACATCTTACTCCTAAGGAATATGTTCTTTTAGAGTATTTTTTGAACCATCCCCACCATGTGGTAAGTCGTTCTGTCTTGAGAGATAAGCTTTGGAAATTCGACGAAGAGTCAGGAGACAACACCATCAAAACTCACATTACCAACTTGCGCCACAAGCTCAAAGCTGCTGGTTGTAAGGCGATCGCCATCAAGAATGTCTATGGCATGGGGTACTGTTTAGAATTGCTAGATTAG
- a CDS encoding PepSY domain-containing protein → MKQLLALLTLGLLGLSGTGMAATKVLARQNHPQMATLPQAMTAQLGRGEDQEMEEARKEQQEDAQLKSLAKITPQQAEAIARQVTPGNVSRISLDNEDGSVVYKVIIGQREVMVDAGNGRVLETEPLGQEAAHDTAPTGSIRVPQNN, encoded by the coding sequence ATGAAACAGCTACTCGCTTTACTTACCCTCGGTTTGCTGGGTCTTTCAGGAACTGGTATGGCGGCAACTAAAGTCCTTGCCCGCCAAAACCACCCCCAGATGGCAACCTTGCCGCAAGCAATGACTGCACAACTGGGGCGCGGTGAAGATCAGGAAATGGAGGAGGCCCGTAAAGAACAACAAGAAGACGCTCAACTGAAAAGCCTAGCCAAAATTACCCCGCAACAGGCAGAGGCGATCGCCCGCCAGGTGACTCCTGGCAATGTGAGTCGTATCTCCCTAGACAACGAAGATGGGAGCGTCGTTTACAAGGTGATCATTGGCCAGCGGGAAGTCATGGTTGATGCCGGCAATGGCCGCGTATTAGAGACGGAGCCATTGGGTCAGGAAGCTGCACACGACACTGCCCCCACAGGCAGTATTCGGGTGCCGCAGAATAACTAG
- a CDS encoding TPM domain-containing protein — protein sequence MPQQLRRWFCQIGLVVVLISFCWLGAIAPAHSFNNPELLPAEPTNVVDLAQILTPVQKEHLDSELAEFEAQTGWKLRVLTQYDRTPGLAVRDFWDLDDRSILLVADTRGGNLLNFNVGDTAYRVLQRTFWVELQTRFGNQYFVRDNGEDQAILQSLHAIETCLAQGGCRAVPGLPQEQWLLTLATSIFGGIILGFVARPRRADAKVAWKWILLFSPLWGMLFFAFGLGPVLVRTQEWLPVLRNVAGFALGAIVAFLIPAPSGPPLVPEE from the coding sequence ATGCCTCAACAACTTCGGCGCTGGTTTTGCCAAATTGGCTTGGTCGTGGTGCTTATTAGCTTCTGCTGGTTGGGGGCGATCGCTCCTGCCCATAGCTTCAACAATCCAGAGTTGTTGCCCGCTGAGCCTACCAATGTCGTTGACTTAGCACAGATTCTGACACCCGTTCAAAAAGAACACCTTGACAGCGAACTGGCAGAATTTGAAGCACAGACGGGCTGGAAATTGCGCGTCCTCACCCAGTACGATCGCACCCCCGGCTTGGCAGTGCGAGATTTTTGGGACTTAGACGATCGCAGTATTCTGCTAGTGGCCGACACGCGGGGCGGCAATCTCTTGAACTTCAATGTTGGTGACACTGCCTACCGCGTCCTCCAGCGCACCTTTTGGGTCGAATTGCAAACCCGCTTTGGCAACCAATACTTTGTCCGCGACAACGGCGAAGATCAGGCCATTCTACAATCTCTCCATGCCATTGAAACCTGCCTTGCCCAGGGAGGCTGTCGTGCTGTGCCGGGATTGCCCCAAGAGCAATGGCTCCTTACCCTCGCCACCTCGATCTTTGGCGGCATCATTTTGGGATTTGTGGCTCGTCCCCGCCGTGCCGATGCAAAAGTGGCTTGGAAATGGATTCTCCTCTTTTCGCCGCTGTGGGGGATGCTGTTCTTTGCCTTTGGCCTTGGTCCTGTTTTGGTGCGCACCCAAGAATGGCTACCCGTTCTGCGCAATGTTGCCGGTTTTGCCTTAGGTGCTATTGTTGCCTTTTTGATTCCTGCGCCCAGTGGGCCACCGCTAGTACCTGAGGAATAG
- a CDS encoding N-acetylmuramoyl-L-alanine amidase, which yields MEQPWHSWQFRAVVSCLWAPTAAWVMAQPATARDLQLWRLNPATNQLEIRTERAVQPRAELVYNPTRLVIDLPGVVLGSPPISQNYGGAIRQVRVAQFDPQTTRIVVEYAAGFTIDPQQVRFRGVTANNWLVQLPTPQQQPVSLPTPPPPSSPSTPSVPPTEPLQIRSWRADGIGFLVFADRPLAEGSYTIRRPWRDRMEILLSNSELIRNFSPRRLELRRFGGDRIRAEIRAQSNRQVQITLDIDAQDADWQVTPRHDGFVIVPSSTAITPPTAPPRPQRPSVIPAASAQTPVTTIQRVDLGGRELLIQGDRTVFYSVGWEGNRYRIRLRQAQLDGNLREPRVVTGSPLSNIEFRQEDDQTVSILLTPAPNFRILGPRPLSAESFVVQIQGVNDSPTSAPTPIDIPPTTKTQPPSQPVPRGRFVVVIDPGHGGSDPGAIGIGGIREKDIVLDISLQVSQFLQQQGVQVIMTRTTDIDLDLAPRVAIAERARANAFVSIHANAIGIARSDVSGLETYFAPGRSSRLAVAIHNSILSSLNIRDRGVRSARFYVIRNTSMDSTLVETGFVTGAEDAANFQNPTWRTQMARAIAQGILNFLNGR from the coding sequence ATGGAGCAACCGTGGCATTCTTGGCAATTTCGAGCTGTGGTGAGTTGTCTATGGGCACCCACCGCCGCATGGGTTATGGCTCAGCCAGCTACAGCCAGGGATCTGCAATTGTGGCGCCTCAACCCTGCCACTAATCAACTGGAAATTCGCACCGAACGCGCTGTTCAGCCCCGTGCTGAGTTGGTCTATAACCCAACCCGCCTTGTCATTGACTTGCCTGGTGTCGTTCTCGGTAGCCCCCCAATCAGTCAAAACTACGGTGGTGCCATTCGCCAAGTGCGGGTTGCCCAGTTTGACCCCCAAACCACGCGGATTGTGGTTGAATATGCGGCGGGTTTTACAATTGACCCACAGCAGGTGCGCTTTCGGGGAGTCACAGCCAATAACTGGTTGGTGCAACTGCCCACACCCCAGCAACAACCCGTTTCGCTACCGACGCCGCCCCCACCGTCTTCCCCTTCCACCCCTTCGGTACCGCCCACAGAGCCCCTGCAAATTCGGAGTTGGCGTGCCGATGGAATAGGTTTTCTAGTGTTTGCCGATCGCCCCTTGGCGGAAGGAAGTTACACCATTCGCCGGCCGTGGCGCGATCGCATGGAAATCCTCCTTAGCAATAGTGAACTCATTCGCAACTTTAGTCCTCGGCGCTTGGAACTGCGCCGCTTTGGTGGGGATCGCATCCGCGCCGAAATCCGTGCCCAGAGCAATCGCCAAGTCCAAATCACCCTCGATATTGACGCCCAAGATGCCGATTGGCAAGTGACTCCCCGTCATGATGGCTTCGTGATTGTGCCCTCAAGCACGGCAATTACCCCGCCGACGGCTCCGCCACGCCCCCAACGACCTAGTGTGATTCCGGCGGCCAGTGCGCAAACCCCGGTCACAACCATCCAGCGCGTTGACTTGGGAGGACGAGAGTTGCTGATTCAGGGCGATCGCACCGTTTTCTATAGCGTGGGCTGGGAAGGCAATCGCTATCGCATTCGCCTACGGCAAGCACAGTTGGACGGTAACCTGCGCGAACCTCGGGTTGTCACCGGTAGCCCCCTGAGCAATATTGAATTTCGCCAAGAGGATGATCAAACGGTTTCTATTCTCCTGACACCAGCGCCCAACTTTCGCATCCTTGGACCTCGTCCCCTCTCTGCGGAATCCTTTGTGGTGCAAATCCAAGGGGTGAATGACTCGCCCACCAGTGCCCCAACACCCATTGATATCCCCCCCACAACCAAAACCCAGCCCCCCAGTCAGCCCGTACCTCGGGGTCGTTTTGTGGTGGTCATTGATCCTGGACATGGCGGCAGCGATCCCGGCGCCATTGGCATTGGCGGCATTCGCGAAAAGGATATTGTACTTGATATCAGCCTGCAAGTTTCGCAATTTTTGCAGCAGCAAGGTGTTCAGGTGATTATGACCCGCACTACAGATATTGATTTAGACTTGGCGCCTCGGGTGGCCATTGCCGAGCGGGCACGAGCAAATGCCTTTGTCAGTATTCACGCCAATGCCATTGGCATCGCTCGCTCCGATGTGAGTGGATTGGAAACCTACTTTGCCCCCGGACGCTCCAGCCGCCTTGCCGTTGCCATTCACAACAGTATTCTCAGTTCCTTGAATATTCGCGATCGCGGGGTACGCTCAGCCCGCTTCTACGTTATCCGCAATACCTCAATGGACTCTACCCTTGTCGAGACAGGGTTTGTGACGGGCGCAGAGGATGCTGCCAATTTCCAGAATCCAACCTGGCGAACCCAAATGGCACGGGCGATCGCCCAAGGTATTCTGAATTTTTTGAATGGGAGATGA
- a CDS encoding 1,9-bis(guanidino)-5-aza-nonane synthase, whose product MNRELLLQKTVQPIDIKTLDVVPLVEAMSHMAFQARNLARAAKIYDEMLRDPDCAIILCLAGSLFSAGLKLVVYDLICHNMVDVIVSTGANIVDQDFFEALGFYHYVGDPLADDELLRQHGIDRIYDTYIDEHQLRVCDMTIAEIAESLEKRPYSSREFIQEMGRYLEQGGTDTPSVVLAAYRHHVPIFVPAFSDCSAGFGLVHHQWNSPDAHLTIDSVRDFRELTQCKLASPSTGLVMIGGGVPKNFAQDTVVAAELLGFDVTMHKYAIQVTVADERDGALSGSTLREAHSWGKVNKNVEQMVFSEATIAFPLIAGYAYGKGGWRDRPARQFAQLFSQPSANLLAL is encoded by the coding sequence ATGAATCGCGAGCTGTTGCTACAAAAAACTGTTCAACCCATTGACATTAAAACGTTGGATGTGGTGCCCTTAGTGGAGGCCATGAGTCACATGGCCTTCCAAGCACGCAACTTGGCACGGGCTGCCAAAATCTATGACGAAATGCTACGTGATCCGGATTGCGCGATTATCCTCTGTCTGGCAGGTTCTTTGTTTAGTGCAGGTCTAAAGTTAGTGGTCTATGATTTGATCTGCCATAACATGGTGGATGTGATTGTTTCCACTGGGGCCAATATTGTTGATCAAGATTTCTTTGAAGCATTGGGATTTTATCATTATGTGGGTGATCCGCTGGCGGATGATGAGCTGCTGCGCCAACACGGCATTGATCGCATCTATGACACTTACATTGATGAACATCAACTGCGGGTTTGCGATATGACCATTGCCGAGATTGCCGAATCGCTGGAAAAGCGCCCTTATTCTTCACGGGAATTTATCCAAGAAATGGGACGCTACCTGGAACAAGGCGGCACTGATACGCCCTCAGTGGTATTGGCGGCTTACCGGCATCATGTGCCCATTTTTGTTCCAGCCTTCAGCGATTGTTCCGCAGGTTTTGGCTTAGTTCATCACCAGTGGAATTCTCCGGATGCTCATCTGACGATTGATTCAGTGCGCGATTTTCGCGAGTTAACCCAATGTAAACTGGCGAGTCCATCCACGGGTTTGGTCATGATTGGCGGGGGAGTTCCCAAAAACTTTGCCCAAGATACGGTGGTTGCGGCGGAACTGCTGGGGTTCGATGTGACGATGCACAAGTACGCGATTCAGGTGACAGTTGCCGATGAACGCGATGGGGCGCTGTCTGGTTCAACCTTGCGGGAGGCCCATTCCTGGGGCAAGGTGAACAAGAATGTTGAGCAGATGGTTTTTTCGGAAGCAACGATTGCCTTCCCTCTGATTGCGGGGTATGCCTATGGCAAAGGTGGTTGGCGCGATCGCCCAGCCCGGCAGTTTGCCCAATTATTTAGCCAGCCGTCCGCCAATCTATTAGCTCTGTAG